One Flagellimonas sp. CMM7 genomic region harbors:
- a CDS encoding conjugal transfer protein TraK: MKTMYKNIDGILRANRVVVLVVVTASSIAIIISALVSYRMYQETKGGAFAIGTDGSVIPLKWADQKENLEIEALAHLVLFHNYFYGIDASNYERNIEKALWLGDSSVDNVYRQKKADGVYNRLLQYSLVQKIFSVESELTLQEGIRSFRTVVVFEIYRGTVTDVYELKTSGKLIKVDRNFPNNAHGLLISNYFENSLRKVDDQR, translated from the coding sequence ATGAAGACAATGTATAAAAACATAGATGGGATACTGAGGGCCAACCGCGTTGTGGTTCTGGTTGTGGTCACCGCATCGTCCATTGCCATAATTATTTCAGCACTGGTATCGTACAGGATGTACCAAGAGACCAAGGGAGGGGCGTTTGCCATTGGAACGGACGGGTCGGTCATTCCCTTGAAATGGGCCGATCAAAAAGAAAACCTTGAAATCGAGGCCCTGGCCCATTTGGTACTGTTCCACAACTATTTCTATGGTATCGATGCCAGTAATTATGAAAGGAACATTGAAAAGGCCCTTTGGCTCGGGGACAGTTCGGTGGACAACGTATACCGGCAGAAAAAAGCCGATGGGGTCTACAATCGGCTCCTGCAATATTCATTGGTGCAGAAGATCTTTTCCGTGGAATCCGAGCTTACCCTCCAAGAAGGAATACGGTCGTTCAGGACCGTTGTGGTCTTTGAAATCTACCGTGGGACTGTGACCGATGTATATGAACTAAAGACTTCTGGGAAACTTATCAAGGTGGATCGGAACTTTCCCAACAACGCCCACGGGTTGTTGATCAGCAATTATTTCGAGAATTCATTGAGAAAGGTCGATGACCAACGTTAA
- a CDS encoding conjugal transfer protein produces the protein MKSRMRTLGIALTFTVLIPSGAACQGMPVYDNTNFITLGKQIIESAKQTAELLKTVEFLREQKERIEKVSDVIKHLKAVQELTRNNKRLFDMVRNDLRQILDSPHIRPEEVGRISESFNAIIESSLEDLEFVEQILSSDFLKMTDAERAIVLKEKEMRSKEMVGEIERRTKRYRDIISFREMQAVINNRKTNY, from the coding sequence ATGAAAAGTAGAATGAGAACATTGGGCATTGCCCTGACCTTCACTGTTTTAATACCTTCAGGCGCTGCCTGCCAAGGGATGCCCGTGTATGATAACACTAATTTCATCACCTTGGGCAAACAGATCATTGAATCGGCCAAACAGACCGCAGAACTCTTGAAGACCGTGGAATTTTTGCGGGAACAAAAAGAGCGCATCGAAAAGGTCAGCGATGTCATCAAACACTTAAAGGCCGTACAAGAACTCACACGCAACAACAAACGCCTATTTGATATGGTACGCAACGACCTCAGGCAGATCCTAGACTCACCGCACATCCGTCCAGAAGAGGTGGGACGCATTTCGGAATCCTTCAATGCCATTATCGAGAGTTCATTGGAAGATCTGGAATTTGTGGAACAGATCCTTTCCAGTGACTTTTTGAAAATGACCGATGCGGAAAGGGCCATCGTGCTCAAGGAAAAGGAAATGCGCTCTAAGGAAATGGTGGGCGAGATTGAGCGTAGGACCAAAAGGTACAGGGACATCATTTCCTTTCGGGAAATGCAGGCTGTAATCAATAACCGTAAAACAAATTATTGA
- a CDS encoding TraG family conjugative transposon ATPase gives MSKINIASHHPILDIQDNIIFANNGNVLACYKVLLPEIHSLSEKDFEDLHSNWFQTFKSLPIGTVVHKQDIYLKSSFTSEYLSNSTFLSKATHDYFRGREYLDHRSYMFFTCPKKKGLNNPKYVNPFKKTPKGLHEELDDTVKRFLASVTDSVNYINNGTKIRLGPMRPDEIMSLTKEQFNGYSSNCDTDIVLDGANVTIGNNHFDVLAINSESCFGDSVQTSKVNEHFTSDDFTFHQGFMDDLGLSLKENHVVNQIIYLDDKHQWRKQLEKKVEELNKSSNFGTQNKVVLKKIGHILDQINNDDSSRIVRGHLNVIHWDGEKRALENTTTRIKAEFKELDVVPYYPCGRERKNYILNSFPCFASNYSNEDLYVTDLKHALCLLINTTNYRTDRKGIVFNDREFNIPVLKDVWDEQKRRIKARNFAVFAPTGEGKSFLANNILRQFFEQGVRLVIIDLGGSYTKFASLYPEHYTVLRYENGKSLGINPFYVTHADDVTPEHLEDLSIFLFELMGMGTKPSKEASVALKKILHLYYGEKTGSLHSLDGFYRFVGKYGKELLSRLQIHPGYFNIKRFLHILSEYVGSGIYSFLFASSKDRSYRLEDKRLIVFELDEVKDNKEILSVMLKLIKTAVQRTIWKNRDERGIILFDEFAKQLKFDNVLESVEFYYQAIRKQEGAIGIILQSINQLPINSTSASILENTQVIYSLRNEKGYGALKERLHLSSHDLNQLSSIKNNLSARQKYTEIFIKIGKESNIFRLEVPPEVYAAYLTDGPDNKAIMEFYKETGCMETAIKKFIHQKTRTS, from the coding sequence ATGTCGAAAATTAACATCGCATCCCATCATCCCATTTTGGACATTCAGGATAATATCATCTTTGCCAATAACGGCAATGTGCTGGCCTGTTACAAGGTTCTGCTCCCTGAGATCCATTCCCTTTCCGAAAAGGATTTTGAGGATTTGCACAGCAATTGGTTCCAGACTTTTAAATCCCTCCCTATTGGTACCGTGGTCCATAAACAGGATATTTACCTTAAATCATCCTTCACTTCAGAATATCTGTCCAATAGTACATTTTTGTCCAAAGCGACCCATGATTATTTCCGGGGCAGGGAATATCTGGACCACCGAAGCTATATGTTCTTTACGTGTCCCAAGAAAAAGGGACTGAACAATCCCAAGTATGTCAACCCTTTTAAGAAGACACCCAAAGGATTGCACGAGGAACTGGATGATACTGTAAAACGTTTTTTGGCCTCGGTGACCGATTCAGTGAACTATATCAACAATGGAACAAAAATCCGGTTGGGACCTATGAGGCCTGACGAAATTATGTCCTTGACCAAAGAACAGTTCAATGGTTACAGTTCCAATTGCGATACCGACATCGTTTTGGATGGCGCCAATGTGACCATTGGGAACAACCATTTTGATGTACTTGCCATCAACAGTGAGTCCTGCTTTGGGGATAGCGTACAGACCAGTAAGGTCAATGAGCATTTCACCTCGGATGATTTTACGTTCCATCAGGGGTTCATGGATGACCTGGGGCTTTCCCTAAAAGAAAACCATGTGGTGAACCAGATTATTTATTTGGATGACAAGCACCAATGGAGAAAGCAATTAGAGAAGAAAGTCGAGGAATTGAATAAGAGCTCCAATTTTGGCACTCAGAACAAGGTCGTTCTCAAAAAGATAGGGCATATCCTTGACCAGATCAACAACGATGACAGTTCAAGAATTGTTCGGGGACACCTTAATGTAATCCATTGGGATGGTGAAAAGCGAGCACTGGAGAATACCACTACAAGGATAAAGGCAGAGTTCAAGGAACTGGATGTTGTACCGTATTATCCTTGTGGAAGGGAGCGCAAAAATTATATCCTGAACAGTTTTCCATGTTTTGCCTCCAATTATTCCAACGAAGATCTTTATGTGACCGACCTGAAACATGCCCTTTGCTTATTAATCAACACAACCAATTACAGAACGGACAGAAAGGGGATTGTATTCAACGACAGGGAATTCAACATTCCAGTGCTAAAGGATGTCTGGGACGAACAAAAAAGGCGCATCAAGGCACGGAACTTTGCCGTTTTTGCTCCGACAGGCGAGGGTAAGTCCTTTTTGGCCAACAACATTTTGAGGCAATTTTTCGAACAGGGTGTCCGGCTGGTCATTATTGACCTGGGCGGTTCCTATACCAAGTTCGCCAGCCTTTACCCCGAACACTATACGGTGCTGCGATATGAAAATGGAAAGAGCCTTGGTATAAATCCCTTTTACGTAACCCATGCCGATGATGTTACCCCGGAACATTTGGAGGACCTTTCCATATTTCTCTTTGAGCTCATGGGAATGGGAACTAAACCATCAAAAGAGGCATCGGTGGCACTGAAGAAAATATTACATCTCTATTACGGGGAAAAAACCGGTTCCTTGCATTCACTTGACGGTTTCTACCGATTTGTTGGCAAATACGGAAAGGAACTGCTCTCCCGATTGCAGATCCACCCCGGGTATTTCAATATCAAAAGGTTCCTGCACATTCTTTCCGAATATGTCGGGAGCGGTATCTATAGTTTTCTTTTTGCCTCGAGCAAGGACCGGTCCTATCGTCTGGAGGACAAGAGGTTGATCGTTTTCGAGCTGGACGAGGTCAAGGACAACAAGGAGATCCTCTCCGTAATGCTCAAGCTCATAAAAACGGCCGTTCAGCGTACCATCTGGAAGAACAGGGACGAACGTGGCATCATCCTTTTCGATGAGTTCGCCAAACAGCTCAAGTTCGACAATGTACTGGAGAGCGTGGAATTTTATTATCAGGCCATACGTAAACAGGAAGGGGCCATAGGCATCATCCTGCAGTCCATAAACCAGTTGCCCATAAATTCCACATCGGCCAGTATCTTGGAAAACACCCAGGTCATATACAGCCTTAGAAACGAAAAGGGATATGGTGCACTAAAGGAAAGGCTCCATCTTTCCTCCCATGACCTGAACCAACTCAGCTCCATCAAGAACAATCTTTCCGCAAGGCAGAAGTACACGGAAATCTTCATAAAGATCGGAAAGGAAAGCAACATTTTCAGGCTGGAGGTCCCGCCAGAGGTCTATGCCGCATACCTGACAGATGGCCCCGACAACAAGGCCATTATGGAATTCTATAAAGAAACAGGCTGTATGGAAACGGCCATCAAAAAGTTTATTCATCAAAAAACAAGAACATCATGA
- a CDS encoding N-acetylmuramoyl-L-alanine amidase — protein MEQTKAIFLLCLFSVFITVYGQKKQIIIVDPGHGGTDNGAVGINGLREKDLTLKIAQAIVHYNRILLDKRYDIYLTRYGDTLISLGHRTKLAKILDPKIFVSLHCNHANNPKASGLEVYVFNGSIPKQSLTMAKVMDGYLQEQLGYRSRGVKRANFQVLRDNREVCPALLLELGFLSNTDEAVHLEEKGKIKALGLAILMGIKTIME, from the coding sequence ATGGAACAAACAAAGGCCATATTCCTGTTGTGTCTGTTTTCAGTTTTTATCACAGTATATGGACAGAAAAAACAAATCATCATTGTGGACCCAGGACATGGAGGAACTGATAATGGGGCAGTTGGGATAAATGGACTTAGGGAAAAAGACCTGACCTTAAAGATTGCACAGGCCATTGTGCATTATAACAGGATATTGTTGGACAAGCGATACGACATTTACTTGACCCGATACGGGGACACTTTGATTTCATTGGGACATCGCACAAAACTGGCAAAGATTCTAGATCCCAAAATCTTTGTCTCCCTGCATTGCAACCATGCAAATAACCCCAAGGCATCTGGACTTGAAGTTTATGTATTCAATGGATCGATCCCAAAGCAGAGTCTGACCATGGCAAAAGTTATGGATGGGTACCTTCAGGAACAATTAGGGTATCGAAGCCGAGGGGTGAAGCGGGCCAACTTTCAGGTACTTCGGGACAACAGAGAGGTATGCCCGGCCCTGTTGTTGGAACTTGGTTTTTTGTCCAATACGGATGAGGCAGTCCACTTGGAAGAGAAAGGCAAAATCAAGGCGTTGGGATTGGCCATATTAATGGGAATCAAAACTATAATGGAATGA
- a CDS encoding ORF6N domain-containing protein produces the protein MEPLKIPQMIYEIQGQQVLLDFDLAKLYGTETKRLKEAVRRNIDRFPKDFMFELTREEYVVLRTQFATLKSSGRGMHSKYLPFAFNEQGVAMLSSVLNTPKAIEVNIQIIRAFVFLRKYALSHKELSIRLRELEKKYDRQFKDVFDALNYLLNKDIKEKEQRDRKRIGFKS, from the coding sequence ATGGAACCATTGAAAATTCCACAGATGATATATGAAATCCAAGGCCAACAGGTACTCTTGGATTTTGACCTTGCTAAACTTTATGGTACCGAAACCAAACGGCTGAAGGAAGCTGTTCGTCGAAACATAGATCGTTTTCCAAAAGATTTTATGTTTGAACTCACCAGAGAGGAGTATGTGGTTCTAAGGACGCAATTTGCGACCTTAAAATCTTCTGGGCGTGGTATGCACAGCAAGTACCTGCCCTTTGCTTTTAACGAACAGGGTGTGGCCATGCTATCCAGTGTCCTGAATACTCCCAAGGCAATTGAAGTCAACATTCAGATAATTCGAGCTTTTGTATTCCTAAGAAAATATGCTCTGTCCCATAAGGAACTCAGTATCCGACTTAGGGAACTGGAGAAAAAATATGATAGACAGTTCAAGGATGTTTTTGATGCTCTCAATTATTTATTGAATAAGGATATAAAGGAGAAAGAACAGCGCGATAGAAAGCGAATCGGTTTCAAATCCTGA
- a CDS encoding helix-turn-helix domain-containing protein, with the protein MPANILTQEDLEGFKESLLDEIKEILLKNDRITLDRWIKSNAVMNKLGISPGTLQNFRINETIPFSKLGGIIYYDEEEIHKILMDNKNFFLKDES; encoded by the coding sequence ATGCCAGCAAATATTTTAACACAGGAAGACTTAGAAGGGTTCAAAGAATCCCTCTTAGATGAAATCAAGGAAATATTATTAAAAAATGACCGTATCACTTTGGATCGTTGGATCAAGTCCAATGCTGTCATGAACAAGTTGGGAATAAGCCCCGGAACCCTTCAAAATTTTAGGATCAATGAAACCATCCCTTTTTCCAAATTGGGAGGAATCATTTATTATGATGAAGAGGAAATCCATAAGATCCTTATGGACAATAAGAACTTTTTTCTTAAGGACGAGTCATGA